A single region of the Anaerostipes rhamnosivorans genome encodes:
- a CDS encoding helix-hairpin-helix domain-containing protein, which produces MFKAKSICMAAVLFFAACTAGCTEKSGVQVEKGSEVQKAADTQKEDKICVYVCGSVKKPGVYELVEDARIVSAIAAAGGFTKSASKEDVNQAEHVKDGQQIYVPSRKEAQKQQKGSSEKGSSSDDRVNLNTASKEELMKLSGIGEAKASDIISYREENGSFAKPEDIMKIRGIKQGIYSKIKDMITV; this is translated from the coding sequence ATGTTCAAAGCAAAAAGTATATGTATGGCCGCCGTTTTGTTTTTTGCAGCCTGTACGGCAGGGTGCACAGAAAAGTCCGGAGTGCAGGTGGAAAAGGGATCAGAGGTCCAGAAAGCTGCCGACACACAAAAAGAGGATAAGATCTGTGTCTATGTCTGCGGCAGTGTCAAAAAGCCGGGGGTCTATGAACTCGTAGAAGATGCAAGAATCGTTTCAGCCATAGCTGCGGCGGGAGGATTTACAAAGAGTGCTTCTAAGGAAGATGTCAATCAGGCAGAACATGTGAAGGACGGGCAGCAGATTTATGTTCCCTCACGAAAGGAAGCCCAAAAGCAGCAGAAGGGTTCCTCAGAGAAGGGCTCTTCATCAGATGACAGAGTGAATTTAAACACTGCATCCAAGGAAGAGCTGATGAAGCTTTCGGGCATCGGAGAAGCTAAGGCTTCTGATATCATTTCCTATAGGGAAGAGAACGGAAGCTTTGCAAAACCAGAGGATATTATGAAGATCCGTGGAATCAAACAGGGGATCTACAGTAAGATCAAGGACATGATAACAGTTTAG
- a CDS encoding DMT family transporter: MIGFIIALVSGALMSIQGVFNTEVSKQTGLWTASSFVQFTGLLTCLAVWLFAERGTSFLSLAKVSPKYVLLGGIMGAGITFTVIKSIGMLGPAKSAMLIVAAQLIVSYLIEVFGLFGVEKTGFQWMKLLGVVLFVGGILIFKWKS, encoded by the coding sequence ATGATTGGATTTATAATAGCGTTAGTATCAGGAGCCCTCATGAGCATTCAGGGGGTATTTAACACGGAAGTTTCCAAACAGACCGGGTTGTGGACCGCCAGTTCCTTTGTACAATTTACAGGTCTTCTCACCTGTCTCGCAGTCTGGCTCTTTGCGGAGAGAGGTACAAGCTTTTTAAGCCTTGCGAAGGTATCACCGAAATATGTGCTTCTCGGTGGTATCATGGGAGCCGGGATCACCTTTACGGTCATCAAAAGCATCGGCATGCTGGGGCCGGCAAAATCTGCCATGCTCATTGTGGCTGCGCAGCTGATCGTTTCCTATCTGATTGAGGTTTTTGGGCTGTTTGGCGTCGAAAAAACAGGGTTTCAGTGGATGAAGCTTTTGGGAGTTGTTTTGTTTGTAGGGGGCATCCTTATTTTCAAATGGAAATCTTAA
- a CDS encoding aspartate aminotransferase family protein — translation MNHFIEEGEAYILKTYNRFPVVLDHGEGVCLYDTDGKEYLDFGAGIAVFALGYGNKPYNDALKTQIDKLIHTSNLYYNVPSIEAAKKIVEASKMKKVFFTNSGTEAIEGALKVARKYGYRKDPNKEYEFIAMNQSFHGRSQGALSVTGNEKYQEGFVPKEFRAVFAEFNNLEDVASKITDRTCGIICEVVQGEGGIYPADPEFLKGLRKLCDEKDLLLIFDEIQCGMGRCGSMFAHDLYGVKPDVLTLAKALGCGVPVGAFVVGEKADGILVPGDHGTTYGGNPLAGAAVNAVFEQFESLDLVSHVQEIGSYLWEKLEGLKEEFDFITAHRGKGLMQGLEFSPEKPVGEIVTKALSNGLILISAGNNVLRFVPPLVIENEHVDLMAERLRASF, via the coding sequence ATGAATCATTTTATAGAAGAAGGCGAAGCATACATATTAAAAACCTACAACCGTTTTCCGGTGGTCCTGGATCACGGGGAAGGAGTCTGCCTTTATGATACTGATGGAAAAGAATATCTGGATTTCGGTGCAGGGATCGCGGTCTTTGCCCTGGGCTATGGAAACAAACCATACAACGATGCGCTCAAAACTCAGATCGACAAACTGATCCATACTTCCAATCTTTATTATAATGTTCCGTCCATAGAAGCGGCAAAAAAGATCGTAGAAGCCTCCAAGATGAAAAAAGTATTTTTCACCAACAGTGGTACCGAAGCGATTGAAGGCGCCTTGAAGGTTGCCAGAAAATACGGTTATCGAAAGGATCCCAATAAGGAGTATGAATTTATCGCTATGAATCAGTCTTTTCATGGAAGAAGCCAGGGGGCACTGTCCGTGACAGGAAATGAAAAGTACCAGGAAGGGTTTGTGCCGAAAGAATTCCGGGCAGTGTTTGCGGAATTTAACAATCTGGAAGATGTGGCATCAAAAATAACGGACAGAACCTGCGGCATCATCTGCGAGGTGGTCCAGGGCGAGGGCGGTATTTATCCGGCTGATCCCGAGTTTTTAAAGGGTCTTCGGAAGCTTTGTGATGAAAAAGATCTTCTGTTGATCTTTGATGAAATTCAGTGTGGTATGGGCCGCTGTGGTTCTATGTTTGCACATGATCTCTACGGTGTGAAACCTGACGTGCTGACTCTTGCAAAAGCGCTGGGATGCGGGGTTCCGGTGGGCGCATTTGTGGTAGGAGAAAAGGCGGACGGCATTCTTGTGCCGGGAGACCATGGAACCACCTACGGAGGAAATCCTCTGGCAGGCGCGGCAGTCAACGCTGTCTTTGAACAGTTTGAAAGCCTTGATTTGGTATCCCATGTACAGGAGATCGGCAGTTACTTATGGGAAAAGCTTGAGGGCTTAAAAGAAGAATTTGATTTTATCACTGCCCATCGCGGTAAAGGATTGATGCAGGGACTGGAGTTTTCGCCGGAGAAGCCGGTCGGAGAAATCGTAACGAAAGCCCTGTCAAACGGCCTGATCCTTATCTCGGCAGGAAATAATGTTTTAAGGTTTGTCCCGCCGCTTGTGATCGAAAATGAACATGTGGATCTGATGGCGGAAAGGCTCAGAGCATCGTTTTAA
- the argB gene encoding acetylglutamate kinase has product MDEKLLEEESLKAEILIEALPYIRYFSGKYVVVKYGGSAMLDSDLQKNVIRDVALLKLIGMKPIIVHGGGKEISKWVKLSGKEPEFYNGLRVTDKETMEIAEMVLFKVNQELVAMMAQQGIKAVGLSGKDAEMMKVEKKEVPGKDLGYVGKVKEVNTDLLEALIEDDFVPVISPIGLGEEYAGYNINADDTACAIASALNAEKLVFLTDIEGVFIDPEDKSTLISEMDLTQAHEFVDKGVVGGGMLPKLKNCIEAIENGVARVHILDGRLDHCLLLEFLTQKGIGTAILKDPIF; this is encoded by the coding sequence ATGGACGAAAAATTATTAGAGGAAGAATCACTGAAGGCAGAGATATTAATAGAGGCTTTGCCGTACATCCGTTATTTCAGCGGAAAATACGTGGTGGTCAAATACGGCGGGAGTGCCATGCTGGATTCAGACCTGCAGAAAAATGTAATCCGTGACGTGGCGCTTTTGAAACTGATCGGTATGAAACCGATTATCGTACACGGCGGAGGAAAAGAGATCAGCAAATGGGTGAAGCTTTCCGGCAAAGAACCGGAGTTTTATAACGGTCTGCGTGTCACAGATAAGGAGACTATGGAAATCGCTGAGATGGTTCTGTTTAAAGTGAATCAGGAGCTGGTTGCTATGATGGCGCAGCAGGGGATCAAGGCTGTTGGACTTTCCGGTAAAGATGCGGAAATGATGAAGGTAGAAAAGAAGGAGGTCCCGGGGAAAGATCTGGGATATGTGGGTAAAGTAAAAGAGGTCAACACGGACCTTCTGGAAGCTCTGATCGAAGACGATTTTGTCCCGGTCATCTCCCCAATCGGACTGGGAGAAGAGTATGCTGGTTACAATATCAATGCTGATGACACAGCCTGTGCGATCGCGTCTGCGCTGAACGCAGAAAAGCTTGTTTTCTTGACTGATATTGAAGGAGTCTTTATTGATCCGGAGGATAAGAGTACCCTGATCTCTGAGATGGATCTGACCCAGGCACACGAGTTTGTGGACAAAGGGGTTGTGGGCGGCGGTATGCTTCCGAAGCTTAAAAACTGTATTGAGGCCATCGAGAACGGTGTTGCCAGAGTCCATATCCTGGACGGACGCCTGGACCACTGTCTGCTGCTTGAGTTCCTGACACAAAAAGGTATCGGAACAGCGATCCTGAAAGATCCGATTTTTTAG
- the argJ gene encoding bifunctional ornithine acetyltransferase/N-acetylglutamate synthase — translation MKILDGGVTAPKGFLAAGLRAGMKPGKTNKDMAMILSETPAAAAGTFTRNIVKAAPVLWGQKLVNEQKTVRAVVVNTGIANACTGEKGYENTVKTAELAAEELGITKEEVLVGSTGVIGQQLPMDVIETGVKLLVPELKHDRQSSKDAAAAILTTDTKTKEAAVNIIISGTEVTVGGICKGSGMIHPNMGTMLGFITTDVSIDKDLLLKLQRELIEDTFNMISVDGDTSTNDTVFVLANGMAGNPKITEQNEDYETFKEALFYVNRELAKKIAGDGEGCTKLFEVQVHHAPNKDCAKTLSKSVVTSSLTKAAIYGKDANWGRILCAMGYSGASFDPLKVDISLESKSGSLAIVKDGVATDYSEEKATLILSEDEVKAIIDIHNGEEQATAWGCDLTHEYVSINADYRS, via the coding sequence ATGAAGATATTAGACGGAGGCGTGACAGCCCCAAAAGGCTTTCTGGCAGCAGGACTTCGGGCCGGAATGAAACCTGGAAAGACCAACAAAGACATGGCAATGATCTTAAGTGAGACACCGGCGGCGGCAGCCGGGACCTTCACAAGAAATATCGTAAAGGCGGCCCCGGTACTTTGGGGACAGAAACTGGTAAACGAGCAGAAAACAGTCCGGGCAGTGGTCGTAAACACAGGGATCGCCAATGCATGTACCGGAGAAAAGGGCTATGAGAATACGGTAAAAACCGCGGAATTGGCAGCAGAGGAGCTTGGAATTACAAAAGAAGAGGTTCTAGTTGGATCTACCGGTGTCATTGGGCAGCAGCTGCCAATGGATGTGATAGAGACAGGAGTAAAGCTTCTGGTACCTGAACTAAAACATGACCGCCAGAGCAGTAAAGACGCAGCGGCGGCGATTCTGACCACAGATACAAAGACCAAAGAGGCCGCTGTCAACATTATAATTTCTGGAACAGAAGTGACCGTGGGCGGCATCTGCAAGGGTTCCGGGATGATTCATCCCAATATGGGGACTATGCTTGGGTTTATCACAACCGATGTTTCCATCGACAAGGATCTGCTCTTAAAGCTTCAAAGAGAGCTGATTGAGGATACTTTTAATATGATTTCTGTGGATGGAGATACTTCTACCAACGATACGGTATTTGTTCTGGCAAACGGTATGGCTGGGAATCCTAAAATTACAGAACAGAATGAAGACTATGAGACATTCAAAGAAGCGCTTTTCTATGTAAACCGGGAGCTGGCAAAGAAAATAGCCGGGGACGGGGAAGGCTGCACCAAGCTGTTTGAAGTCCAGGTGCACCATGCGCCCAACAAAGACTGTGCCAAGACACTGAGCAAATCCGTGGTCACTTCAAGTCTTACAAAGGCGGCCATCTATGGAAAGGACGCAAACTGGGGAAGAATCCTATGCGCTATGGGTTATTCCGGCGCTTCCTTTGACCCTTTAAAAGTTGATATTTCATTAGAGAGCAAAAGCGGAAGTCTTGCCATCGTAAAGGATGGAGTTGCAACAGATTATTCAGAGGAAAAGGCGACCTTGATCTTATCGGAAGATGAGGTGAAAGCCATTATCGATATTCATAACGGAGAAGAACAGGCAACTGCATGGGGATGTGACCTGACCCATGAATATGTATCAATCAACGCAGATTACAGAAGTTAA
- the argC gene encoding N-acetyl-gamma-glutamyl-phosphate reductase, whose protein sequence is MIKAGIIGSTGYAGQELVRLLMQHKDAEIVWYGSRSYIDQKYYDVFHNMFEIVDADCMDDNMEELAEKADVIFTATPQGLCSSLVSEEVLSKTKIIDLSADFRIKDADRYEEWYGIKHPSRDFIKEAVYGLCEINREDVKKARLIANPGCYPTCSILSIYPMAKEGLIDMDTIIIDAKSGTSGAGRGAKVNNLYCEVNENIKAYGVASHRHTPEIEDQLGYASEQQVVLNFTPHLVPMNRGILVSAYASLKEDVTYEKVKSIYDSYYKKEKFVRVLPENVCPETRWVEGSNYVDLNFKIDQRTGRIIMMGAMDNLVKGAAGQAVQNMNLMFGLPETEGLELVPMFP, encoded by the coding sequence ATGATAAAAGCAGGAATTATAGGATCTACGGGCTATGCAGGGCAGGAACTGGTCCGTCTGCTGATGCAGCATAAGGACGCAGAGATTGTCTGGTATGGTTCCAGAAGCTACATAGATCAGAAGTATTACGATGTCTTCCATAATATGTTTGAGATCGTGGATGCGGACTGTATGGATGACAACATGGAGGAATTGGCCGAGAAAGCGGATGTGATTTTCACAGCAACTCCTCAGGGACTGTGTAGCTCTCTTGTGTCAGAGGAGGTCCTCTCAAAGACAAAGATCATAGATTTAAGCGCAGACTTCAGGATCAAGGATGCAGACCGATATGAAGAGTGGTATGGGATCAAACACCCGAGCAGAGATTTTATCAAAGAGGCTGTCTACGGTCTCTGCGAGATAAATAGAGAGGATGTAAAGAAAGCAAGATTGATCGCCAACCCGGGATGTTATCCGACCTGTTCCATCCTCTCCATTTATCCGATGGCAAAGGAAGGTCTGATCGACATGGACACCATTATCATTGATGCCAAATCAGGAACTTCAGGGGCAGGCAGAGGAGCCAAGGTGAATAATCTGTACTGTGAAGTCAATGAAAATATCAAAGCTTACGGGGTGGCATCCCACAGGCATACGCCGGAGATCGAAGACCAGCTTGGGTATGCATCCGAACAGCAGGTGGTGCTTAATTTTACGCCGCATCTGGTTCCTATGAACCGAGGAATCCTGGTGAGCGCCTATGCTTCTCTGAAAGAGGACGTTACCTATGAGAAGGTGAAGAGCATCTATGATTCTTATTATAAGAAAGAAAAGTTTGTGAGAGTGCTTCCGGAAAATGTATGCCCGGAGACCAGATGGGTGGAAGGGAGCAACTATGTGGATCTTAATTTTAAGATCGACCAGAGGACAGGGCGTATCATTATGATGGGGGCCATGGACAATCTGGTAAAAGGGGCAGCAGGCCAGGCGGTACAGAATATGAACCTGATGTTCGGACTGCCTGAGACAGAGGGACTAGAACTTGTCCCGATGTTTCCGTAG
- a CDS encoding argininosuccinate synthase codes for MKEKVVLAYSGGLDTTAIIPWLKENYDYEVICCCVDVGQGNELDGLEERAKLSGATKLYIEDVVDEFVDDYVIPTVKADAVYENKYLLGTSFARPVIAKKLVEIARKEGAVAICHGATGKGNDQIRFELSIMALAPDIKIIAPWRELDTWKMDSREDEIQYCKDHGIDLPFSAENSYSRDRNLWHISHEGLELEDPAVEPDYNHLLVLGNSPEQAPEEGEYVTIAFESGAPVAVNGEKMKASDIIRKLNELGGKHGIGIIDIVENRVVGMKSRGVYETPGGTILMEAHQQLEELVLDRDTMAFKKIVAGKFADLVYEGKWFCPLREGLQSFIETVDKDVTGEVKFKLYKGNIIKAGTTSPHTLYSESLASFTTGDLYDHHDAEGFIRLFGLSMKVRALKDQGLAD; via the coding sequence ATGAAAGAAAAAGTTGTATTGGCATACTCCGGCGGACTGGACACCACCGCGATTATCCCTTGGTTAAAAGAAAATTATGATTATGAAGTCATCTGCTGCTGTGTGGATGTGGGACAGGGAAATGAATTAGACGGCCTGGAAGAACGCGCGAAACTCTCCGGAGCCACAAAATTATATATTGAAGATGTCGTTGACGAGTTCGTGGATGACTATGTGATCCCGACGGTAAAAGCCGACGCAGTTTATGAGAACAAATATTTGCTCGGTACCTCTTTTGCCCGCCCGGTTATCGCAAAAAAACTGGTTGAAATCGCTAGAAAAGAAGGCGCAGTCGCTATCTGCCACGGTGCCACAGGTAAAGGTAATGATCAGATCCGTTTTGAGTTATCCATCATGGCACTGGCTCCGGATATTAAGATCATCGCTCCATGGCGTGAGCTGGATACATGGAAAATGGATTCCCGCGAAGATGAGATCCAGTACTGCAAAGATCACGGCATTGACCTTCCGTTTTCCGCTGAAAACAGCTACAGCCGTGACCGTAACTTATGGCACATCAGCCATGAAGGATTGGAATTAGAAGATCCGGCTGTGGAGCCTGATTACAATCACTTATTAGTTTTAGGAAACTCACCAGAGCAGGCTCCGGAAGAGGGAGAATACGTGACCATCGCCTTTGAATCCGGTGCACCGGTTGCAGTAAACGGCGAGAAGATGAAGGCATCTGACATTATCCGCAAGTTAAATGAACTGGGCGGCAAACATGGCATCGGCATCATCGACATTGTGGAAAACCGTGTGGTTGGAATGAAATCCCGCGGTGTCTATGAGACTCCGGGAGGAACCATTTTAATGGAGGCTCACCAGCAGTTGGAAGAATTAGTCTTAGACCGTGACACCATGGCATTCAAGAAGATCGTTGCAGGCAAATTCGCTGATCTCGTCTATGAAGGCAAATGGTTCTGCCCATTAAGAGAAGGATTACAGTCATTCATCGAGACCGTCGATAAGGACGTAACCGGAGAAGTAAAGTTTAAGCTTTACAAGGGCAATATCATCAAGGCAGGTACCACCTCTCCTCATACACTTTACAGTGAATCTCTGGCAAGCTTCACAACAGGAGATTTATATGACCATCATGACGCTGAAGGATTTATCCGTCTGTTCGGCCTATCTATGAAGGTAAGAGCTTTAAAAGACCAGGGACTCGCAGACTAA